A part of Periophthalmus magnuspinnatus isolate fPerMag1 chromosome 14, fPerMag1.2.pri, whole genome shotgun sequence genomic DNA contains:
- the ube2b gene encoding ubiquitin-conjugating enzyme E2 B → MSTPARRRLMRDFKRLQEDPPTGVSGAPSENNIMLWNAVIFGPVGTPFEDGTFKLLIEFSEEYPNKPPTVRFVSRMFHPNVYADGSICLDILQNRWSPTYDVSSILTSIQSLLDEPNPNSPANSQAAQLYQENKREYEKRVTAIVEQSWVDV, encoded by the exons ATGTCGACACCGGCCAGACGACGACTTATGCGGGATTTTAAAAG acttCAAGAAGACCCTCCGACTGGAGTGAGTGGGGCGCCATCGGAGAACAACATAATGCTGTGGAACGCAGTTATTTTTGG ACCTGTGGGGACACCATTTGAAGATG GAACGTTTAAGTTGCTGATAGAGTTTTCCGAGGAGTATCCAAACAAACCCCCCACGGTGCGGTTTGTGTCCCGAATGTTTCACCCAAACG TTTATGCAGATGGCAGTATATGTTTAGACATCCTTCAGAATCGCTGGAGCCCCACGTACGACGTCTCCTCCATCCTCACTTCCATCCAG tcTCTCCTGGACGAGCCGAACCCCAACAGCCCTGCGAACAGCCAGGCGGCGCAGCTGTACCAGGAGAACAAGCGGGAGTATGAGAAGAGGGTGACCGCCATCGTGGAGCAGAGCTGGGTGGACGTCTAG